One part of the Halopenitus persicus genome encodes these proteins:
- a CDS encoding multicopper oxidase domain-containing protein: MNDRIGAPGSNVSRREFLAATGGVGSALLAGCQAPSNGGGAKAMTDSTPTQTSAESLPRTSPPEVVDVDEQGGSVTLSTQPAVHAAHPLDSMGGPVELPRVWAFRADDGDPSVPGPIIRTTEGEDIEVTLDNTDGHLPHTIHFHGSQKAWKDDGVPTTTGITVAPGEQHTYEIPANVPGTHLYHCHFQTQRHIDMGMYGIFRVDPKGYEPADREYFMTVKDWDSRLNRMMAGEDVSYSPRNRNPDVFTVNGKVAPRTFHPEDGSPMIVDHGDTVRLHWVNAGYMSHPLHIHNHRFTRTEKDGGTIPEVARHEMDVCNVAPAERHTVEFTADADPGIYPMHCHKVDHVMNGNVYPGGMLSAIVYREAMNTDVFADLMEYAGYQG, encoded by the coding sequence ATGAACGACCGCATCGGCGCACCCGGCTCGAACGTGTCGCGACGCGAATTTCTGGCGGCCACCGGCGGCGTCGGCTCCGCACTGCTTGCGGGCTGTCAGGCCCCGTCGAACGGCGGCGGCGCGAAGGCAATGACCGACTCGACGCCGACTCAAACGTCCGCGGAGTCGCTGCCGCGGACCAGCCCGCCCGAGGTCGTGGACGTCGACGAGCAGGGCGGTTCGGTGACGCTGTCGACCCAGCCGGCGGTCCACGCGGCCCACCCGCTCGACTCGATGGGCGGGCCCGTCGAGCTGCCCCGCGTGTGGGCGTTTCGGGCCGACGACGGCGACCCGAGCGTGCCCGGACCGATCATCCGGACGACCGAGGGCGAGGACATCGAGGTGACCCTCGACAACACCGACGGCCACCTTCCCCACACGATCCACTTCCACGGCTCGCAGAAGGCCTGGAAGGACGACGGCGTCCCGACGACGACCGGGATCACGGTCGCGCCAGGCGAGCAGCACACCTACGAGATCCCGGCCAACGTCCCCGGCACGCACCTCTATCACTGCCACTTCCAGACGCAGCGGCACATCGACATGGGGATGTACGGGATCTTCCGCGTCGACCCCAAGGGCTACGAGCCGGCCGACCGGGAGTACTTCATGACGGTGAAGGACTGGGACTCTCGGCTCAACCGGATGATGGCCGGCGAGGACGTCTCCTACAGCCCGCGGAACCGAAACCCGGACGTCTTCACCGTCAACGGGAAGGTCGCGCCGCGGACGTTCCACCCCGAGGACGGCTCGCCGATGATCGTCGACCACGGCGACACGGTCCGGCTGCACTGGGTCAACGCGGGCTACATGAGCCACCCGCTGCACATCCATAACCACCGATTCACGCGGACCGAGAAGGACGGCGGGACGATCCCCGAGGTCGCCCGCCACGAGATGGACGTCTGTAACGTCGCGCCGGCCGAGCGACACACCGTCGAGTTCACGGCGGACGCCGACCCCGGCATCTACCCGATGCACTGTCACAAGGTCGACCACGTGATGAACGGGAACGTCTATCCGGGCGGGATGCTCTCGGCGATCGTCTACCGCGAGGCGATGAACACCGACGTCTTCGCCGACCTGATGGAGTACGCTGGCTACCAGGGGTGA
- a CDS encoding MFS transporter has translation MVHTYELAVPIFVAIWLTEFSVIDLGVMTLEVTTATLGVVVTIGYGLFGLGALPGGILVDRIGSRRLITWCLVGMGASFGLLALAPTVVVITLALVVWGVAASVYHPAGLSLISKGIEERGTGFAYHGIAGNLGIGLGPLVAATLLLVLDWRVVAGLLAVPALLAAVYASRSDIDPEAAIGTDGDEDGSEADGDGVAAATDGDGSAATDGDGSAATDGDGSAATDGDGGTATDGDGGDDGGGDSKASAGVDSVAAFRAESRRLFAGSFALVFLVVMCSGLYYRGFLTFLPELLGRLEGFEPIAIAALLPEALHGPLGVDPSDGNTLAPSDYFYSGLLLIGVVGQYVGGKLTDRVPVEYGIAVGFGGLAVLALAFLPAAGLGLVPLAVVGALMGVFLFLVQPLYQATVAEYTPAGTRGLSYGYTYLGVFGVGALGGAIAGTILEYATEPTLFLVLAGFATVASVTGIVLGRRNAA, from the coding sequence ATGGTCCACACCTACGAGCTCGCGGTCCCGATCTTCGTCGCGATCTGGCTGACGGAGTTCTCGGTCATCGACCTCGGCGTGATGACCCTCGAGGTGACGACCGCGACCCTCGGCGTCGTGGTGACGATCGGCTACGGCCTGTTCGGCCTCGGCGCCCTCCCGGGTGGAATCCTGGTCGACCGGATCGGCTCCCGCCGGCTCATCACGTGGTGTCTGGTCGGGATGGGCGCGTCCTTCGGCCTGCTGGCGCTCGCGCCGACCGTGGTGGTGATCACGCTGGCGCTCGTCGTGTGGGGGGTCGCCGCCTCGGTGTACCACCCGGCCGGCCTCTCGCTCATCTCGAAGGGGATCGAGGAGCGCGGGACCGGTTTCGCGTATCACGGGATCGCCGGGAACCTCGGGATCGGCCTCGGTCCCCTCGTCGCGGCCACGCTGCTTCTGGTGCTCGACTGGCGCGTCGTCGCGGGACTGCTGGCGGTTCCGGCGCTGCTGGCGGCCGTCTACGCCTCCCGGTCCGACATCGATCCCGAAGCCGCCATCGGGACGGACGGGGACGAGGACGGGAGCGAGGCTGACGGTGACGGCGTCGCGGCGGCAACCGACGGCGACGGCAGCGCAGCGACCGACGGCGACGGCAGCGCAGCGACCGACGGCGACGGCAGCGCAGCGACCGACGGCGACGGCGGCACAGCGACCGACGGCGATGGCGGCGATGACGGCGGCGGGGACTCGAAGGCGAGCGCGGGCGTCGACTCGGTCGCGGCGTTCCGGGCCGAGTCGCGGCGGCTCTTCGCCGGGAGCTTCGCGCTCGTCTTCCTCGTCGTGATGTGCTCGGGACTCTACTACCGCGGGTTCCTCACGTTCCTCCCGGAGCTGCTCGGACGCCTCGAGGGGTTCGAGCCGATCGCGATCGCCGCGCTCCTCCCGGAGGCCCTCCACGGCCCGCTGGGGGTCGATCCGAGCGACGGGAACACGCTCGCGCCGAGCGACTACTTCTACTCGGGACTGTTGCTGATCGGCGTGGTCGGCCAGTACGTCGGCGGCAAGCTGACGGACCGCGTGCCGGTCGAGTACGGCATCGCGGTCGGGTTCGGCGGGCTCGCGGTGCTCGCGCTCGCGTTCCTTCCCGCGGCCGGCCTCGGACTCGTCCCGCTCGCGGTCGTCGGGGCGCTGATGGGCGTGTTCCTGTTCCTCGTCCAGCCGCTATACCAGGCGACCGTCGCGGAGTACACGCCCGCCGGCACGCGTGGACTCTCGTACGGCTACACCTACCTCGGCGTCTTCGGCGTGGGGGCGCTCGGCGGCGCGATCGCGGGGACGATCCTCGAGTACGCCACCGAGCCGACGCTGTTCCTCGTCCTCGCCGGGTTCGCGACCGTCGCGTCGGTCACCGGGATCGTTCTCGGTCGCCGAAACGCGGCGTAG
- a CDS encoding ornithine cyclodeaminase family protein, with amino-acid sequence MTETLFLTSGEVAGLAGPAEYVDVVRDGYRQVGEGAPAEPRTKLVNRDPAGMLTTYAAILPETGAMGGYTYAAGFGAKDVWFMTPLFDADSGEPLALIDGASMNPFKTGAAGAVGVDALAREDAAEVAVIGAGAQARGQLRATATVREFDAGRVYSPTPESRETFAAELTDTLSFPVEAVDSSAAALADADVVITATNASDPVIDDGDVEPGTHITAMGQYTPGKNELPPETIARATYVPDLRDRVLQDAGSFLAAIDAGLIDEADPEAHVHAELGEIVAGSVPGRTDADEVTIFDSGGTGIETVAAAHLLYERAVERGLGETISISPGSEALTGR; translated from the coding sequence GTGACCGAGACACTGTTCCTCACCAGCGGCGAGGTCGCGGGGCTCGCGGGGCCGGCCGAATACGTCGACGTCGTCCGTGACGGCTACCGGCAGGTCGGCGAGGGCGCGCCCGCCGAACCGAGGACGAAGCTCGTGAATCGGGACCCAGCGGGGATGTTGACCACCTACGCCGCGATCCTCCCGGAGACCGGCGCGATGGGCGGGTACACCTACGCGGCCGGATTCGGCGCGAAGGACGTCTGGTTCATGACGCCGCTGTTCGACGCCGACTCCGGCGAACCGCTCGCGCTCATCGACGGCGCGTCGATGAATCCGTTTAAAACCGGAGCCGCCGGAGCGGTCGGCGTCGACGCGCTCGCGCGGGAGGACGCCGCCGAGGTCGCCGTCATCGGCGCCGGCGCGCAGGCTCGCGGCCAGCTCCGGGCGACGGCGACGGTCCGCGAGTTCGACGCCGGCCGGGTCTACTCGCCGACCCCCGAGAGCCGGGAGACGTTCGCCGCGGAGCTGACCGACACGCTGTCGTTCCCCGTCGAGGCGGTCGACTCCAGCGCCGCGGCGCTTGCGGACGCCGACGTCGTGATCACCGCGACGAACGCGAGCGATCCGGTGATCGACGACGGCGACGTCGAGCCCGGCACCCACATCACGGCGATGGGGCAGTACACGCCCGGCAAGAACGAGCTGCCGCCGGAGACGATCGCTCGAGCGACGTACGTCCCCGACCTTCGGGATCGCGTGCTGCAGGACGCCGGCTCCTTCCTCGCGGCGATCGATGCGGGCCTGATCGACGAGGCGGATCCGGAGGCCCACGTCCACGCCGAACTCGGTGAGATCGTCGCCGGGAGCGTCCCCGGCCGAACGGATGCGGACGAGGTGACGATCTTCGACTCCGGCGGCACCGGGATCGAGACCGTCGCGGCGGCACACCTCCTGTACGAACGCGCGGTCGAGCGGGGATTAGGGGAAACGATCTCGATATCGCCCGGCAGCGAGGCGCTCACGGGACGATAA
- a CDS encoding mRNA surveillance protein pelota translates to MRITDRGHGEEGRERLSLVPETVDDLWHLSHVLEPGDRVEGDTTRRIQRNDDQMRDTGGEREHLFVTLAVETVEFARFANRLRVGGEIVGCSREDQLGQHHTINVEEHDEITVEKRFKPDQLERIEEATEAAENPDVAIATVEEGAAFIHTVEQYGTDEYASFTRPTGKGEYARPRTELFEELGSALVHLDADAIILAGPGFTKRDAREYVAEEFPELDASIRVVDTASVGDRGVHEVLKRGAVEEVQDETRIAKEAALIDDLTERIAEGAKATYGPADVAEAAEFGAVETLLVVDDRLRTERQGDGDWEIDVNDVIESVEQQGGDVVVFSSEFAPGEQLHNLGGIAAILRYRLT, encoded by the coding sequence ATGCGAATCACGGATCGTGGCCACGGGGAGGAGGGGCGTGAGCGACTCTCCCTCGTCCCGGAGACCGTCGACGACCTCTGGCATCTCTCACACGTCCTCGAGCCGGGCGACCGCGTCGAGGGCGACACGACGCGTCGGATCCAGCGAAACGACGACCAGATGCGGGACACCGGCGGGGAGCGCGAGCACCTGTTCGTCACGCTCGCGGTCGAGACCGTCGAGTTCGCCCGGTTCGCCAACCGGCTGCGGGTCGGCGGCGAGATCGTCGGCTGTTCCCGCGAGGACCAGCTCGGGCAACACCACACGATCAACGTCGAGGAACACGACGAGATCACCGTCGAGAAGCGCTTCAAGCCCGACCAGCTCGAGCGGATCGAGGAGGCCACCGAAGCCGCCGAGAACCCCGACGTCGCGATCGCGACCGTCGAGGAGGGCGCGGCGTTCATCCACACCGTCGAGCAGTACGGCACCGACGAGTACGCCTCGTTCACGCGGCCGACCGGCAAGGGCGAGTACGCCCGGCCCCGAACCGAACTCTTCGAGGAGCTCGGGTCCGCGCTCGTCCACCTCGACGCCGACGCGATCATCCTCGCGGGGCCGGGCTTCACCAAGCGGGACGCACGCGAGTACGTCGCCGAGGAGTTCCCCGAGCTCGACGCCTCGATCCGCGTCGTCGATACCGCGAGCGTGGGCGACCGCGGCGTCCACGAGGTCCTCAAGCGGGGCGCCGTCGAGGAGGTCCAGGACGAAACCCGGATCGCGAAGGAGGCGGCGCTCATCGACGATCTGACCGAGCGGATCGCCGAGGGCGCGAAGGCCACCTACGGACCGGCGGACGTCGCCGAGGCCGCCGAATTCGGCGCGGTGGAGACGCTGTTGGTCGTCGACGACCGGCTCCGGACCGAGAGACAGGGCGACGGTGACTGGGAGATCGACGTCAACGACGTGATCGAATCGGTCGAACAGCAGGGCGGCGACGTCGTCGTCTTCTCCAGCGAGTTCGCCCCGGGCGAGCAGCTCCACAACCTCGGCGGCATCGCCGCGATACTTCGTTATCGGCTCACGTGA
- a CDS encoding DUF4013 domain-containing protein translates to MLREAIATPGRGPDVVATVLVGTALLVLGRIAALAWLVGVVVDPRVVVLLPVLGAPLFLLRGYDVSVVHAGIEGDPGAPAFRDFPSLYVDGVKSILLSIGYALPAALVPVIGLAAITVQSARESGIPLGEAVTRPLPAGLDPTTGLGSTTGSSPIGVGSAGIEVLRSVAGEIGAVLLDPAGASIAVLAIGAVTVATTCSVAAGAIYVRPAGLACFAATGRLRDGLRPRRVLRVAGTGEYAVGWLLEAAVGIVGAALALALTPFLVGIAGLFVVRIVTRSLYGRGAAPALRSRPDSDDESRPDSGGDSSPVDEPVSRGSSAETPADSKASVTAGETAENDRVAAESRDGEELPVDHDVAPALQVGRRVDPAATDEPSRADASGASDDSDDSDAPDDSDAPDDSDAPDDSDESVDETTGGFVWGTDGTSSREAKR, encoded by the coding sequence ATGCTCCGCGAGGCGATCGCGACCCCCGGCCGCGGCCCCGACGTCGTGGCGACGGTCCTGGTCGGCACCGCCCTCCTCGTCCTCGGTCGGATCGCGGCGTTGGCCTGGCTCGTCGGCGTCGTCGTCGATCCGCGAGTCGTCGTCCTCCTGCCGGTCCTGGGCGCGCCGCTGTTCCTCCTGCGTGGTTACGACGTGTCCGTCGTCCACGCGGGGATCGAGGGCGACCCCGGCGCCCCGGCGTTCCGGGACTTCCCGTCGCTGTACGTCGACGGCGTCAAGTCCATCCTGCTGTCGATCGGCTACGCGCTCCCGGCGGCGCTCGTTCCGGTGATCGGGCTCGCCGCCATCACCGTCCAGTCCGCGCGGGAATCCGGCATCCCGCTCGGCGAGGCGGTGACGCGACCGCTCCCGGCCGGCCTCGATCCGACCACCGGTCTCGGTTCGACCACCGGTTCCAGTCCGATCGGCGTCGGATCAGCCGGGATCGAGGTCCTCCGATCCGTGGCCGGCGAGATCGGCGCCGTCCTCCTCGATCCCGCCGGCGCCTCGATCGCCGTCCTCGCGATCGGCGCCGTGACGGTCGCCACGACCTGCAGCGTGGCCGCGGGCGCCATCTACGTCCGGCCGGCGGGGCTGGCCTGCTTCGCCGCGACCGGCCGACTGCGCGACGGGCTTCGTCCCCGTCGCGTCCTTCGGGTCGCCGGAACCGGCGAGTACGCCGTCGGCTGGCTCCTCGAGGCGGCCGTGGGGATCGTCGGTGCCGCGCTGGCGCTCGCGCTGACCCCGTTCCTCGTCGGGATCGCCGGCCTGTTCGTGGTCCGGATCGTGACCCGGTCGCTGTACGGCCGCGGTGCCGCGCCGGCGCTTCGGTCCCGCCCCGACTCGGACGATGAATCCCGCCCCGACTCGGGCGGTGACTCCAGCCCGGTCGATGAGCCCGTTTCGCGCGGCAGCTCCGCCGAAACGCCGGCTGATTCGAAGGCTTCCGTGACCGCCGGGGAAACTGCGGAAAACGATCGTGTGGCGGCCGAGTCACGGGATGGAGAGGAACTTCCGGTCGATCACGACGTTGCACCGGCGCTCCAGGTCGGTCGTCGCGTCGATCCTGCCGCAACGGACGAGCCCTCGCGTGCCGACGCTTCCGGCGCTTCCGACGATTCCGACGATTCCGATGCGCCCGACGATTCCGATGCGCCCGACGATTCCGATGCGCCCGACGATTCCGACGAAAGCGTCGACGAGACGACCGGCGGGTTCGTCTGGGGGACGGACGGGACGTCGAGCCGAGAAGCCAAGCGTTGA
- a CDS encoding AIR synthase family protein, which translates to MPADGKVTEEFFRTRIATRLGADREDVRLGPKHGCDFGVVRGSGEETATVLATDPISILPALGYERAGRFALHIVLSDVAVSGIAPSHLSIAFSLPAGMTDEAFDRVWTAIHEECADLGIAITTGHTARYPGSTFPWVGAATAIGRGEPDRIVRPDGARPGDRIVVTKGPAVEATGLFASLYPEALDELPPEVVATAQRRLDDVRLVRDALALADHDGVHAMHDATEGGLLGAFHELASAGGVNIGVETERVPIRPGVEETCAVLGMDPWRATTAGTLLAAVDAAVAEDVVSTLRDRGTPAAVVGEVLADAAGDAGDDAAGDGDDAGDGGGNAPARVVVDGEDTEPPAGDSSWPVYARLSEAR; encoded by the coding sequence ATGCCGGCTGACGGGAAAGTCACGGAGGAGTTCTTCCGGACCCGAATCGCGACCCGGCTCGGGGCCGACCGTGAGGACGTCCGACTCGGTCCGAAACACGGCTGCGATTTCGGGGTGGTTCGGGGGTCGGGGGAGGAGACCGCCACCGTGCTCGCGACGGACCCGATCTCGATCCTGCCGGCCCTCGGGTACGAGCGTGCGGGGCGGTTCGCGCTGCACATCGTCCTCTCGGACGTCGCCGTCTCGGGGATCGCGCCGAGCCACCTCTCCATCGCCTTCTCGCTCCCCGCCGGGATGACCGACGAGGCGTTCGACCGGGTCTGGACGGCGATCCACGAGGAATGCGCCGACCTCGGGATCGCCATCACGACCGGTCACACCGCGCGGTACCCGGGAAGCACGTTCCCCTGGGTCGGGGCCGCGACGGCGATCGGCCGCGGCGAGCCCGACCGGATCGTCCGTCCCGACGGCGCGCGCCCGGGCGACCGCATCGTCGTGACCAAGGGCCCGGCCGTCGAGGCGACCGGCCTGTTCGCCTCGCTGTATCCCGAGGCGCTCGACGAGCTCCCGCCCGAGGTCGTCGCGACCGCCCAACGGCGTCTCGATGACGTCCGACTCGTCCGGGACGCGCTCGCGCTCGCCGACCACGACGGCGTTCACGCGATGCACGACGCGACCGAGGGCGGCCTGCTGGGTGCGTTCCACGAGTTGGCGAGCGCCGGCGGGGTCAACATCGGCGTCGAGACCGAGCGCGTGCCGATCCGGCCGGGCGTCGAGGAGACCTGCGCCGTGCTCGGGATGGATCCCTGGCGGGCCACGACCGCCGGGACCCTCCTCGCGGCCGTCGACGCGGCCGTCGCCGAGGACGTCGTCTCGACGCTTCGCGACCGGGGAACCCCCGCCGCGGTCGTGGGAGAGGTCCTGGCGGACGCCGCGGGGGATGCCGGCGATGACGCCGCGGGAGATGGCGACGATGCCGGCGATGGCGGTGGAAACGCCCCCGCCCGCGTCGTGGTCGACGGCGAGGACACCGAGCCGCCCGCCGGGGACTCCTCCTGGCCGGTGTACGCGCGCCTCTCGGAGGCTCGGTAG
- a CDS encoding winged helix-turn-helix domain-containing protein, giving the protein MVRDPSRREEPPDPQAVLSALSDDDAVDIIAALDAPKTASELSEECDIPLSTTYRKLELLTDADLLQESTEIRRDGQHTTRYDVAFDSVTVELDEDNALSIEFSRPDRATDQRLAALWSQVREET; this is encoded by the coding sequence ATGGTGCGGGACCCGTCACGGCGCGAGGAACCGCCCGACCCGCAGGCGGTGCTGTCGGCGTTGAGCGACGACGACGCCGTCGACATCATCGCCGCGCTCGACGCGCCGAAGACCGCGAGCGAGCTCTCCGAGGAGTGTGACATCCCGCTCTCGACGACCTACCGGAAGCTGGAGCTGTTGACCGACGCCGATCTGCTGCAGGAATCGACCGAGATCCGACGCGACGGCCAGCACACGACGCGATACGACGTGGCCTTCGATTCGGTCACCGTCGAACTCGACGAGGACAACGCGCTGTCGATCGAGTTCTCGCGACCGGATCGGGCGACGGACCAGCGGCTCGCGGCCCTCTGGTCGCAAGTCCGGGAGGAGACGTGA
- a CDS encoding DUF7521 family protein, translating to MADVYINLLIIAAKTAILLLGGSITYYAGRAYRRTGDPSLRALSIGFGLVTVGALLGGISHQVLALELAIGIAINSVLTAFGFGVIVYSLYIE from the coding sequence ATGGCTGACGTGTACATCAACCTGCTCATCATCGCCGCGAAGACCGCCATCCTACTGCTCGGTGGCAGCATCACGTACTACGCGGGACGCGCGTATCGCCGCACGGGCGACCCGTCGTTACGCGCCCTGTCGATCGGCTTCGGGCTCGTGACGGTGGGAGCGTTGCTCGGCGGCATCTCGCATCAGGTGCTCGCTCTGGAACTCGCGATCGGGATCGCGATAAACAGCGTCCTGACCGCGTTCGGGTTCGGGGTCATCGTCTACTCGTTGTACATCGAGTGA
- a CDS encoding TetR/AcrR family transcriptional regulator has product MSDDASTAEEIMAGVYRALREHGYADLTMQDIADACSKSKSLLHYHYDTKEDLLVAFLDHLITTFERRAEAGADRPATERLVEFIAWFGFDPDETDREHFHIALLELRSQGPFNDRIRSQLQRSDRVFRGTVAEIIEQGIAEGTFEPIDVQETAALLVATLDGARTRQITLDEMDVDGDTYTRTVARTVIDRVIDPMLAEGVKLPDVEAVEVLLPRDEPVSVAPADRMNGRST; this is encoded by the coding sequence ATGAGCGACGACGCGAGCACGGCCGAGGAGATCATGGCCGGCGTCTACCGTGCCCTGCGCGAACACGGATACGCGGACCTGACGATGCAGGACATCGCGGACGCGTGCTCGAAGAGCAAGTCGCTGTTACACTACCATTACGACACGAAGGAGGACCTGCTCGTCGCGTTCCTCGACCACCTCATCACCACGTTCGAGCGCCGCGCCGAGGCGGGTGCCGATCGCCCGGCCACCGAGCGGCTCGTCGAGTTCATCGCGTGGTTCGGGTTCGACCCCGACGAGACCGACCGGGAGCACTTCCACATCGCGCTGTTGGAGCTCCGCTCACAGGGCCCGTTCAACGACCGGATCCGGTCGCAGCTCCAGCGCAGCGACCGGGTCTTCCGCGGAACGGTGGCGGAGATCATCGAACAGGGGATCGCGGAGGGAACCTTCGAACCGATCGACGTCCAGGAGACGGCTGCCCTGCTCGTGGCGACGCTCGACGGTGCGCGGACGAGACAGATAACCCTCGACGAGATGGACGTCGACGGCGACACCTACACCCGAACGGTCGCGCGGACCGTCATCGATCGCGTCATCGATCCGATGCTGGCTGAGGGTGTCAAGCTCCCGGACGTCGAGGCCGTCGAAGTACTGCTCCCGCGGGACGAGCCGGTCTCGGTCGCGCCGGCCGACCGGATGAACGGCCGGTCGACATAG
- a CDS encoding amidase, with translation MTDFTAEAPLTRLVRSFRTDGVRIADTRAGDARTGNARVGTYYDDLRERFDAVEPTIRAFVGERPDDVASDGHDDVDGRRNGRRNRNGRRNRNGRRNRNGRRNRDEGRFERIDRALEARRETARNEPNCPPLYGIPIGVKDVIHVDGLPTRAGSTVPPAALSGPEASVVTALREAGAVVLGKTVTAEFAHFAPGPTRNPHDPGHTPGGSSSGSAAAVAAGLCPLALGTQTIGSVNRPASFCGIVGVTPSAGRVPTDGIVPAAPSVDVVGYFTQDVAGARIAADVVYPDWRGASSPPPLERVGVMDGPYLDRADEVAREHLRTHVDRLDAAGYEVVRLPIVAGTDAEAAAVIDRHETLVAAEFARSHAELFPEYGDRYAPATAELIREGRSVSAGTLADVRAGRSALRDRVHSAMDANDLDVVVSPSAPGPAPEGIDSTGDPVLNLPWTHAGLPTVTVPATETDAGLPIGIQCIARHGADERLLAWCSAIERAVAGGREWSM, from the coding sequence ATGACCGATTTCACGGCGGAAGCACCCCTCACGCGGCTCGTCCGGTCGTTTCGTACGGACGGTGTGCGGATCGCGGATACACGGGCTGGCGACGCCCGGACCGGGAACGCACGGGTCGGGACGTATTACGACGACCTCCGCGAACGCTTCGACGCCGTGGAACCCACGATCCGCGCGTTCGTCGGCGAACGACCCGATGACGTGGCCTCCGACGGCCACGATGACGTCGACGGTCGCCGGAACGGGCGCCGAAACCGGAACGGGCGTCGAAACCGGAACGGGCGCCGAAACCGGAACGGACGCCGAAACCGGGACGAGGGTCGGTTCGAGCGGATCGATCGAGCGCTCGAAGCCCGCCGCGAAACCGCCCGAAACGAGCCGAATTGCCCGCCGCTTTACGGGATTCCGATCGGCGTCAAGGACGTCATTCACGTTGACGGGCTGCCGACGCGAGCCGGATCCACGGTTCCGCCCGCGGCGCTGTCCGGACCCGAGGCGTCGGTCGTCACGGCGCTCCGCGAGGCCGGCGCGGTGGTGCTCGGAAAGACGGTAACGGCGGAGTTCGCGCACTTCGCGCCGGGGCCGACGCGAAATCCCCACGATCCGGGACACACGCCCGGCGGGTCGAGCAGCGGGTCGGCGGCGGCGGTGGCAGCCGGGCTGTGTCCGCTCGCGCTGGGCACGCAGACGATCGGGTCGGTGAACCGCCCGGCGTCCTTCTGCGGGATCGTCGGCGTGACGCCGAGCGCCGGTCGGGTCCCGACCGACGGAATCGTTCCGGCCGCGCCGTCGGTCGACGTCGTCGGGTACTTCACCCAGGACGTCGCGGGTGCCCGTATCGCAGCCGACGTCGTGTATCCGGATTGGCGGGGCGCGTCCTCCCCGCCGCCGCTCGAGCGGGTCGGCGTGATGGACGGGCCGTATCTCGACCGGGCTGACGAGGTCGCACGTGAACATCTCCGAACCCACGTCGACCGGCTCGACGCCGCCGGATACGAGGTCGTTCGGCTCCCGATCGTCGCGGGAACGGACGCGGAAGCGGCGGCGGTGATCGACCGACACGAAACTCTCGTGGCGGCCGAATTCGCGCGTTCACACGCCGAGCTGTTTCCGGAGTACGGCGACCGCTATGCCCCCGCGACCGCCGAGCTGATACGCGAGGGGCGGTCGGTCTCCGCGGGAACCCTCGCGGACGTTCGTGCGGGCCGGTCCGCGCTCCGCGACCGCGTCCACTCGGCGATGGACGCCAACGATCTCGACGTCGTCGTCAGTCCGTCCGCCCCGGGTCCGGCTCCCGAGGGGATCGACTCGACCGGCGACCCGGTTCTGAACCTGCCGTGGACCCATGCAGGCCTCCCGACGGTCACCGTTCCGGCGACCGAGACGGACGCGGGGCTCCCGATCGGGATCCAGTGTATCGCGCGCCACGGTGCGGACGAGCGGCTGCTCGCGTGGTGTTCGGCGATCGAACGGGCGGTGGCGGGCGGACGTGAGTGGTCGATGTGA
- a CDS encoding DUF7123 family protein has product MSTNTSSTDGSYGSPKARRLADFLREEAKNGEIYIKGKFIADDVDLSPKEIGALMVQLQGSLPDLEIEKWSYTGATTWRVQAQ; this is encoded by the coding sequence ATGAGCACCAACACCAGCAGCACGGACGGATCGTACGGGTCACCGAAAGCGCGCCGACTCGCCGACTTCCTCCGCGAGGAGGCGAAGAACGGCGAGATCTACATCAAGGGGAAGTTCATCGCCGACGACGTCGACCTCTCGCCGAAGGAGATCGGCGCCCTGATGGTCCAGCTGCAGGGCTCGCTCCCCGACCTGGAGATCGAGAAGTGGTCCTACACCGGCGCGACCACGTGGCGCGTCCAGGCACAGTAG